The Fictibacillus arsenicus genome contains a region encoding:
- the kynU gene encoding kynureninase, which yields MTQITAETVELLDQNDELASFKNEFYVKNDSIYLDGNSLGLLSRRAEQSLLDVLNDWKEQGIDGWMGGKYPWFTLSEQLAEKLAVLVGAEANEVIVTGSTTVNLHQLAATFFEPKPGKTKILADELTFPSDIYALQSQLKLKGLNPETELVQVKSKNWMTLDEQDIIDAMTDDVALIVLPSVLYRSGQLLDMERLTKEAHKRNIPIGFDLCHSIGAVPHELSKWGVDFALWCNYKYVNAGPGGVGGIYVNKKHFTKTPGLSGWFGSKKESQFDMDHTFDAEESAGGFQIGTPHMLSTAPLIGSLSIFEEAKIERIRSKSLKLTTLLMDLLDQELKDVFKVVNPLDDARRGGHVALMHNDAARICKALKDNGIVPDFRAPNVIRLAPVALYNSFRDVYDAVHILAKIMNTREYEKYENKREVIA from the coding sequence ATGACCCAAATTACAGCGGAAACAGTAGAACTTTTAGATCAGAATGATGAACTGGCTTCTTTTAAAAACGAGTTTTATGTAAAAAATGATTCGATATACTTAGATGGGAATTCCTTAGGGCTTTTATCAAGACGTGCTGAACAATCTTTATTGGATGTTCTTAACGATTGGAAAGAGCAAGGGATCGACGGCTGGATGGGTGGTAAATACCCTTGGTTCACACTGAGTGAACAGTTAGCTGAAAAGTTAGCAGTACTAGTAGGTGCCGAAGCGAATGAAGTGATCGTTACAGGATCAACAACAGTAAACCTGCATCAGCTTGCAGCCACATTTTTCGAGCCGAAACCAGGCAAGACGAAGATTTTAGCAGATGAGCTGACTTTTCCCTCAGATATTTATGCACTTCAAAGCCAGTTGAAGCTGAAAGGTCTTAACCCTGAAACAGAACTGGTTCAAGTTAAGAGCAAGAACTGGATGACTTTGGATGAGCAGGATATCATTGATGCGATGACAGATGACGTTGCCCTAATCGTGTTGCCTTCCGTTCTATACCGCAGCGGGCAACTGCTTGATATGGAACGTTTGACTAAAGAGGCGCACAAACGAAATATACCGATTGGATTTGATCTTTGTCATTCAATTGGTGCGGTCCCTCATGAACTTTCTAAATGGGGCGTTGATTTCGCTTTATGGTGCAACTACAAATATGTAAATGCAGGACCTGGGGGAGTAGGCGGTATTTATGTAAACAAAAAGCATTTCACAAAAACACCTGGACTTTCCGGATGGTTCGGAAGTAAAAAAGAATCACAGTTTGATATGGACCATACATTTGACGCTGAAGAATCTGCTGGCGGATTTCAAATCGGTACTCCGCATATGCTCAGTACAGCTCCATTAATCGGCTCGCTTTCTATTTTCGAAGAAGCGAAGATTGAAAGGATCAGAAGTAAATCATTAAAACTTACAACATTGTTAATGGATCTGCTGGACCAAGAGCTAAAAGATGTATTTAAAGTAGTAAATCCATTAGATGATGCAAGACGAGGCGGACATGTTGCATTAATGCATAACGATGCAGCTAGAATCTGTAAAGCTTTGAAAGATAATGGCATCGTGCCTGACTTCCGTGCTCCTAATGTGATCCGTCTAGCTCCAGTAGCTCTTTATAATTCATTCCGTGATGTATATGATGCTGTGCACATTTTAGCTAAAATAATGAACACACGTGAATATGAGAAATATGAAAATAAACGGGAAGTCATTGCATAA
- a CDS encoding NUDIX domain-containing protein: MTKKDRGKIWLAAAGLLIDDGKWLVVKKKYGGLKGKWSIPAGFVDAGETVDEAAVREVFEETGILGEVVSVLGIRSGVIKETISDNMIVFLLKKKSGAVIADENEIERAAFLTPEELKEDPATSLMVHYFMNQKTKHLEDKINPGDIFGYTSYKIFDCR, from the coding sequence ATGACTAAAAAAGATAGAGGAAAGATTTGGCTTGCAGCTGCTGGCCTTTTAATAGATGATGGGAAATGGCTCGTCGTGAAGAAGAAATATGGCGGATTAAAAGGCAAATGGTCCATTCCGGCAGGATTTGTTGATGCAGGAGAAACCGTTGATGAAGCAGCAGTAAGAGAAGTCTTTGAAGAGACTGGTATTTTGGGAGAAGTGGTTTCAGTACTAGGCATTCGTTCAGGCGTAATCAAAGAAACCATCAGTGATAATATGATTGTTTTTTTATTGAAAAAGAAGAGCGGGGCTGTAATTGCTGATGAAAATGAAATAGAAAGAGCTGCATTTTTGACCCCTGAAGAGCTCAAGGAAGACCCAGCCACTTCCTTAATGGTTCATTATTTTATGAATCAAAAAACTAAGCATCTCGAGGATAAAATTAATCCAGGGGATATATTTGGATACACTTCATATAAAATTTTTGATTGTAGATAA
- the kynB gene encoding arylformamidase: MKIFDISMPLYNGVPGWPGDTPYAFDLAWTKEQSGSVNVGRLEMSTHTGTHIDAPFHFDNEGKRVTDLPLDLYTGPSLVIDVTGALEITIESIEGKIKNGTKRVIFKTKCWSDRNIFPEKIVPVSPEVVPFLKQHGVGLIGVDMPSVDPLDSKELQAHHALHQHNIHILEGLVLDEVSEGEYELMALPLPLQDGDGSPVRAILKEMS, encoded by the coding sequence GTGAAGATATTTGATATTTCTATGCCGTTATATAATGGTGTTCCTGGTTGGCCAGGAGACACTCCTTATGCATTTGACCTGGCTTGGACGAAGGAACAATCGGGTTCTGTTAACGTCGGCAGACTTGAGATGAGTACTCATACTGGGACACATATCGATGCTCCTTTTCATTTTGACAATGAAGGGAAAAGAGTCACCGACCTGCCTCTTGATCTATACACAGGTCCCTCTTTGGTGATTGATGTGACAGGTGCTTTGGAGATTACAATTGAAAGTATAGAGGGGAAAATAAAAAACGGCACAAAACGTGTGATTTTTAAAACGAAATGCTGGAGTGACCGTAACATTTTCCCGGAAAAAATCGTACCTGTATCTCCCGAAGTGGTTCCTTTTTTAAAACAACATGGAGTAGGTTTGATCGGGGTGGACATGCCGTCAGTCGATCCCCTCGACAGCAAGGAACTGCAGGCACATCATGCGCTTCATCAGCATAACATTCATATTTTAGAAGGATTGGTGCTTGATGAAGTTTCAGAAGGGGAGTATGAACTGATGGCGTTGCCCCTTCCGTTACAAGATGGAGATGGCAGCCCTGTTCGCGCCATTCTCAAAGAAATGAGTTAA
- a CDS encoding YuiA family protein, with product MRKHAVQKKHDQCQYCDGKGYFQLLLGGSETCVECCGSGKKRA from the coding sequence ATGAGAAAACATGCGGTTCAGAAAAAACATGATCAATGTCAATATTGTGATGGTAAAGGATATTTCCAGCTGTTGCTTGGAGGTTCTGAAACGTGTGTAGAATGCTGCGGAAGCGGAAAGAAAAGAGCTTAA
- a CDS encoding 3D domain-containing protein has translation MLKLRKIAKRTMLTILFVCAIFTTFRSVSGVQADDIASWLDEKQASDIPIVDAALKTLSQTLKSMPSFYAPNMMLSSAEVKPPKSIEDTIDFTKYPAVSVTATGYTAGKESTGKEKTHPAYGITKSGVKVKRDLYSTIAADTKVFPIGTVLWVPGYGYGVVADTGSAIKGHRIDLYYNTIEEVYEKWGKKTINVYVVQRGDGDITETELKALNEEKSMQVFRQQLIY, from the coding sequence TTGCTTAAATTAAGAAAAATTGCAAAAAGAACAATGCTGACTATTTTATTTGTTTGTGCTATTTTTACCACGTTTCGTTCTGTTTCCGGGGTTCAAGCAGACGATATCGCTAGCTGGCTGGATGAAAAGCAGGCTAGTGACATCCCAATCGTAGATGCTGCTTTAAAAACTTTGTCACAAACCTTAAAATCAATGCCGTCATTTTATGCTCCAAACATGATGCTTTCTTCTGCTGAGGTAAAACCTCCAAAGTCGATAGAGGATACGATTGATTTCACGAAATATCCGGCGGTAAGTGTAACTGCGACGGGTTATACTGCTGGTAAAGAAAGTACAGGTAAAGAAAAGACACATCCTGCATATGGAATAACGAAATCTGGAGTAAAGGTAAAAAGGGATTTATATTCAACAATTGCCGCGGATACAAAAGTTTTTCCGATAGGCACCGTTCTATGGGTTCCAGGGTACGGCTATGGTGTTGTTGCTGATACTGGATCTGCTATTAAAGGGCATAGAATTGATCTCTATTACAATACAATAGAAGAAGTATATGAAAAATGGGGCAAGAAAACCATTAATGTGTATGTAGTGCAGCGCGGTGATGGCGATATAACCGAAACAGAACTTAAGGCATTGAACGAAGAAAAGTCGATGCAAGTGTTCAGACAGCAGCTTATATATTAA
- a CDS encoding CapA family protein, which translates to MKRYLWFSGIISVFFITIALLYMYNNADLQAIEEKKAPKQENTAVPKQTEPEPEPAVEKPVEKTTSLTLTAVGDILIHDTVYNKAKQQSGAYNFNPNFVPVKPYLTQPDITMANQETMIGGTQFGLSSYPSFNSPHEVGDALKENGVDLVTLANNHTLDRGEKIILSALNYWNEIDVMYTGAYVSQDDQQNIRLMKKNDITVSFLSYTYGTNGIPVPAGKDHLVNLIEVEKIKNDIQRAKDLSDVSVVSLHFGNEYERMPNNFQKEIVKVVTEAGGDIIIGHHPHVLQPVKWETASDGSKTFVAYSLGNFLSGQRRSYKDIGGIVQLTITKHVKGEETTIGLAEPKFLPTYVDRSFVIHPMKNLPEMKKSYDEIKAHMKQWVPELNFFE; encoded by the coding sequence GTGAAACGTTATTTGTGGTTTTCTGGAATAATTTCCGTTTTCTTTATTACCATTGCACTCTTATATATGTATAATAACGCAGATTTACAGGCGATAGAAGAGAAAAAGGCACCTAAACAAGAAAATACAGCCGTTCCGAAACAAACAGAACCTGAACCAGAACCAGCAGTTGAAAAGCCCGTCGAAAAAACAACAAGCCTTACACTCACAGCTGTCGGTGATATATTAATTCATGACACCGTTTATAATAAAGCCAAACAGCAATCAGGCGCATATAATTTCAATCCAAACTTTGTACCGGTAAAACCTTATCTGACACAGCCTGATATAACAATGGCTAACCAGGAGACAATGATTGGCGGTACTCAATTTGGTTTATCTTCTTACCCATCTTTTAACTCTCCTCATGAAGTTGGTGATGCATTAAAAGAAAATGGTGTTGATCTTGTAACACTAGCAAACAACCATACACTTGACCGCGGGGAAAAAATTATTCTAAGCGCGTTAAATTATTGGAACGAAATTGATGTGATGTATACAGGAGCATATGTTTCACAGGACGATCAGCAGAACATCAGACTCATGAAAAAGAACGATATTACGGTTTCCTTTTTAAGCTATACATATGGGACTAACGGAATACCTGTCCCTGCTGGGAAGGATCATCTTGTGAATTTAATCGAAGTAGAAAAAATTAAAAATGACATACAAAGAGCCAAGGATTTGTCTGATGTATCTGTGGTATCTTTGCACTTTGGCAACGAGTATGAAAGAATGCCGAATAATTTTCAAAAAGAAATTGTTAAAGTTGTCACAGAAGCAGGCGGTGACATTATCATTGGACATCATCCTCATGTCCTTCAGCCAGTTAAATGGGAAACAGCAAGTGACGGCTCAAAAACGTTTGTTGCCTATTCATTAGGGAATTTCCTATCTGGACAAAGAAGGAGTTATAAAGATATAGGCGGCATTGTTCAACTCACTATCACAAAACATGTAAAAGGAGAAGAAACAACAATCGGTCTGGCGGAACCTAAATTCCTGCCGACTTATGTAGATCGTTCTTTCGTTATCCACCCCATGAAAAATCTGCCTGAAATGAAAAAATCATATGACGAGATTAAGGCACACATGAAGCAATGGGTACCGGAACTGAATTTCTTTGAATAA
- a CDS encoding leucyl aminopeptidase, which yields MFTIKHPWNAIEQEEVLLVGLFQEPKLSGVMAVIDEQLQGHITELIKDGDLSNKLKSVKKLNTLNQIGTKRIYFAGLGKRDELTYDRVRNTFGRAVQEISKEKRTHFSILLDTFKSDQVSMEKLAHAFSEAVGTSAYQFENYKKKSNEPQKRLEQVTVYTENSEAEAGLTSGYAYAKGINLARDLVNTPANLLTPTDLAAEAIDVALEYGMEYEILEKEDMEKLGMGGILAVSQGSDQPPKLITVKYQGRKTWDSVVALVGKGLTFDAGGYSIKPALNMHEMKSDMGGSAAVLGAMEAIGRLKPEINVMFVIPSSENLVNGSAMKPGDVITSLSGKTIEVRNTDAEGRLILADAITYAKEQGAAFIVDVATLTGGVLVALGDCTTGALTNDENFYEHIKQSASDEAELLWLLPSFQPFKDMLKSSDVADLNNATGRLGHAITGGLFVGEFAEKTPWVHLDIAGTAYSSKASELGPKGATGVMVRTLTTFVRNFKA from the coding sequence GTGTTTACAATAAAACATCCATGGAATGCTATAGAACAAGAAGAAGTCCTACTGGTCGGTTTATTTCAAGAACCTAAACTTTCAGGAGTAATGGCTGTTATAGATGAACAACTTCAAGGTCATATTACCGAGCTAATTAAAGACGGAGACCTTTCGAATAAATTAAAAAGTGTAAAAAAATTAAATACGCTGAATCAGATTGGTACGAAACGTATTTATTTTGCTGGTTTAGGAAAACGAGATGAACTTACGTATGACAGAGTGAGAAATACCTTTGGTAGAGCAGTTCAAGAAATTTCAAAAGAGAAAAGAACGCATTTTTCAATCCTGCTGGATACCTTTAAAAGCGATCAAGTATCAATGGAAAAACTTGCACATGCTTTTAGTGAAGCGGTGGGGACTTCTGCATATCAATTTGAGAACTATAAAAAGAAGTCTAATGAACCTCAAAAAAGGTTGGAGCAAGTTACGGTTTATACGGAAAATAGTGAAGCAGAAGCGGGCTTAACAAGTGGATATGCTTATGCGAAAGGTATTAATCTGGCCCGTGATTTAGTTAACACGCCAGCTAACTTGCTGACACCAACAGACCTTGCTGCTGAAGCCATCGACGTAGCACTGGAATACGGTATGGAATACGAAATTTTAGAAAAAGAAGACATGGAAAAGCTGGGGATGGGAGGTATTCTTGCAGTAAGCCAAGGATCCGATCAGCCTCCTAAGTTAATTACAGTAAAATACCAAGGGCGAAAGACTTGGGATTCCGTTGTGGCATTAGTTGGTAAAGGATTAACGTTTGATGCTGGCGGATACTCGATCAAACCTGCATTAAACATGCACGAGATGAAAAGTGATATGGGCGGAAGTGCTGCTGTGCTAGGTGCGATGGAAGCTATTGGCCGATTAAAGCCTGAGATTAATGTAATGTTTGTGATTCCATCATCAGAAAACCTTGTAAACGGATCTGCCATGAAACCAGGTGACGTTATAACTTCATTAAGCGGAAAAACAATCGAAGTGCGTAACACTGATGCAGAAGGACGCCTCATTCTTGCCGATGCGATTACATACGCAAAAGAACAAGGGGCAGCATTCATCGTTGACGTTGCAACATTAACAGGGGGAGTATTGGTAGCTCTCGGAGATTGTACAACAGGTGCCTTAACGAATGATGAAAACTTCTATGAGCATATTAAACAATCAGCATCAGATGAAGCAGAACTATTATGGCTCCTTCCTAGTTTCCAGCCATTTAAAGATATGCTGAAGTCAAGTGATGTCGCTGATCTGAATAACGCTACCGGAAGACTCGGGCATGCGATTACAGGCGGATTATTTGTAGGAGAATTTGCAGAAAAAACACCTTGGGTACATTTAGATATCGCTGGAACAGCATACTCATCAAAAGCATCAGAACTTGGACCAAAGGGTGCAACAGGAGTAATGGTCCGCACGTTGACGACTTTTGTAAGAAACTTTAAAGCATAA
- a CDS encoding NAD(P)/FAD-dependent oxidoreductase: MSKPKILILGGGYGGIMSAVRLQKELGSDEAEVTLVNKHNYHYQTTWLHENAAGTLHHDKTRIMIDNIIDMNKVNFVQDTVVEIKKDEKRVILENQELTYDYLVIALGSDPETFGIQGLKENAFSIRSINSVRKIREHIDYSFARYNNEGQKDELITIVVGGAGFTGIEFVGELADRVPELCREYDIPREKVRIVNIEAAPTVLPGFDEELVEYAINNLERRGIEFLVNTPIKECNTDGVVLANGEEIKANTIVWTGGVRGNHLVEEAGFETMRGRVKVDKDLRMPGFDYIFVAGDCALIIDEEANRPYPPTAQIAIQQAYTIGRNIKALMNGGKLEEFKPDIKGTVASLGKGEAIGKVGNKKLFGATASAMKKVIDNRYLFLLGGVPMVIKKGKLKLF; the protein is encoded by the coding sequence ATGAGTAAGCCAAAAATACTTATTCTAGGCGGCGGATATGGCGGAATCATGTCAGCTGTTCGTTTACAGAAAGAATTAGGATCAGATGAAGCAGAAGTAACACTGGTAAACAAACATAACTATCATTACCAAACAACATGGCTTCACGAAAATGCAGCAGGTACTTTGCATCACGATAAAACGCGTATCATGATCGACAACATCATTGATATGAACAAAGTGAACTTTGTACAAGATACTGTTGTAGAAATTAAAAAAGATGAAAAGCGTGTTATTCTAGAAAACCAAGAGTTAACATATGACTATTTAGTTATTGCTCTAGGATCAGATCCAGAAACTTTCGGAATCCAAGGTCTTAAAGAAAATGCATTCAGCATCCGCAGCATTAACTCAGTACGTAAAATCCGTGAGCATATCGATTATTCTTTTGCTCGTTATAATAACGAAGGTCAAAAAGACGAGCTTATTACAATCGTAGTAGGTGGAGCTGGATTTACAGGTATTGAATTCGTAGGTGAACTTGCTGACCGTGTTCCTGAACTTTGCCGTGAGTATGATATTCCTCGTGAAAAAGTGCGTATCGTAAATATCGAGGCTGCTCCAACAGTACTTCCTGGATTTGATGAAGAGCTTGTTGAGTATGCAATCAACAACCTTGAGCGCCGCGGAATTGAATTCCTTGTTAACACTCCGATTAAAGAGTGTAATACAGACGGAGTTGTTCTTGCGAATGGTGAAGAGATCAAAGCAAACACAATCGTTTGGACAGGCGGAGTTCGCGGTAACCATCTAGTAGAAGAAGCTGGATTCGAAACAATGCGCGGACGTGTGAAAGTTGATAAGGATCTTCGTATGCCAGGGTTTGATTACATCTTCGTTGCAGGGGATTGCGCGCTTATCATTGACGAAGAAGCAAACCGTCCATATCCTCCAACTGCACAAATCGCAATTCAGCAAGCTTATACAATCGGCCGCAACATCAAAGCGTTGATGAATGGCGGAAAGCTTGAAGAATTCAAACCTGACATTAAAGGTACGGTTGCATCACTTGGTAAAGGTGAAGCGATCGGTAAAGTAGGAAACAAGAAATTGTTCGGTGCTACTGCATCTGCAATGAAAAAAGTAATCGATAACCGTTACCTATTTTTACTTGGCGGGGTACCAATGGTTATTAAAAAAGGTAAATTAAAACTTTTCTAA
- a CDS encoding DUF309 domain-containing protein: MDFFPQEYYEFFVVYNEGDYYTGHDLLEAIWLTDRSNLFIKGLLQMTVALYHYEYGNVKGAREMMKAAKLYLTPYKPHFWNLDLDPVLLFIGQCLDLMPLHIDKVPFTASHTLPVLPKHYINLTE; this comes from the coding sequence ATGGACTTTTTTCCTCAGGAGTATTACGAGTTTTTTGTTGTATATAATGAAGGAGACTATTATACAGGGCATGATCTATTAGAGGCGATATGGCTTACAGACCGCAGCAACTTGTTTATTAAAGGCCTGCTGCAGATGACAGTTGCCTTATATCATTATGAGTACGGCAATGTAAAAGGTGCACGTGAGATGATGAAAGCCGCAAAACTCTACCTGACACCTTACAAACCTCATTTCTGGAATTTAGATTTAGATCCTGTACTTCTTTTTATTGGACAATGTCTAGATTTAATGCCTTTACATATTGATAAAGTACCATTCACGGCATCACACACTTTGCCTGTTCTTCCGAAACACTATATTAATTTAACAGAATAA
- a CDS encoding YuiB family protein — protein sequence MDLLLPQFFISMLLFMVLFFGIGFLFNMLLRATWFMVILYPLVVVMIVDDIRFFEYFTKPGSSFQKLGNDLVNLSPSDITILTFGLIGAILAGIAIKMLRVRGYQMF from the coding sequence ATGGATTTGCTTTTACCACAGTTTTTTATTTCAATGCTGCTTTTCATGGTTCTCTTTTTTGGAATAGGCTTTTTGTTTAATATGCTTCTACGCGCTACATGGTTTATGGTTATTCTTTATCCTCTAGTCGTCGTTATGATTGTGGATGATATAAGATTTTTTGAGTATTTTACTAAGCCAGGTTCAAGTTTTCAAAAGCTTGGGAATGATTTAGTAAACTTATCTCCTTCAGATATAACAATATTAACTTTCGGACTGATCGGTGCTATTTTAGCAGGTATTGCGATCAAGATGCTTCGTGTCCGCGGTTATCAGATGTTTTAA
- a CDS encoding divergent PAP2 family protein, with translation MSDLFFNFPLIAALLGVFSAQFLKIPIHFFQTKKIKWDLFISTGGMPSSHSASVTSLATAIGAMHGIGSSLFAIAAMFAIIVMYDAKGIRWHAGEQAAVLNDLVEEFRDHVKKSNKKFEQKDVEEQRKELKELLGHSPKEVFFGGLLGITQTLILSWLFL, from the coding sequence ATGTCTGATTTATTTTTCAACTTTCCATTAATCGCAGCATTATTAGGCGTTTTTTCTGCACAATTCTTAAAAATCCCGATCCACTTCTTTCAAACAAAAAAAATCAAATGGGATCTATTTATAAGTACCGGTGGAATGCCGAGTTCGCATTCAGCTTCTGTAACATCGCTAGCGACTGCAATAGGAGCCATGCATGGTATTGGTTCTTCTCTTTTTGCTATTGCAGCAATGTTTGCCATTATTGTAATGTATGATGCAAAAGGTATACGATGGCATGCAGGAGAACAAGCTGCCGTATTGAATGATTTAGTAGAAGAATTCAGGGATCACGTTAAGAAGTCTAATAAAAAATTTGAACAGAAAGATGTTGAAGAGCAAAGAAAAGAGTTAAAAGAGCTTTTAGGACATAGCCCTAAAGAAGTGTTCTTTGGCGGGCTGCTAGGAATAACACAAACATTAATTCTATCGTGGCTCTTTTTATAA
- a CDS encoding cobalamin-binding protein, with protein MKLVSICPSNTELLHFLGAAPDLIGIDDFSDWPSEVERLPRLGPDLSIDMNKLEALEPDLVLASLSVPGMEKNIEELIKRNIPHVIYDPQSLTDIQNDLLDLGKRINRLYEAERIVNWMKDEINEYMRISDSLNERKKVYFEWWPKPVFTPGKINWLTEISRLAGGMNVFEDVELASVQTTWEDVVDRKPDLIGMVWVGVKTDKMHPSHIMKREGWDILNAHQTEIVKLEESLFCRPSPRLIFGLKRLAALIHPEEYPAFLPEQEENDMKELQVIIR; from the coding sequence TTGAAACTGGTCTCAATTTGCCCGAGTAATACAGAGCTTCTTCATTTCTTAGGAGCAGCTCCCGATCTGATCGGAATCGACGACTTTTCGGACTGGCCATCAGAGGTGGAGCGACTGCCCCGATTAGGTCCTGACTTATCAATTGATATGAACAAGCTTGAAGCTTTAGAGCCAGATTTAGTTTTAGCTAGTTTAAGTGTACCCGGAATGGAAAAAAACATAGAAGAATTGATCAAGCGAAACATTCCACACGTCATTTACGATCCTCAGTCTCTAACAGACATCCAGAACGACTTGCTGGATTTAGGAAAAAGGATTAACAGATTATATGAGGCTGAGCGAATAGTGAATTGGATGAAAGATGAAATAAATGAATATATGAGAATAAGCGATTCTTTAAATGAACGTAAAAAAGTCTATTTTGAATGGTGGCCAAAACCTGTTTTCACACCAGGAAAGATAAATTGGCTAACTGAGATCTCACGTCTTGCAGGCGGTATGAATGTTTTTGAAGATGTAGAACTCGCAAGTGTCCAAACAACATGGGAAGATGTTGTAGACCGCAAACCTGATCTGATTGGCATGGTATGGGTTGGTGTAAAGACGGATAAAATGCATCCTTCTCATATAATGAAGAGAGAAGGATGGGATATATTGAACGCTCATCAAACTGAAATTGTCAAGCTTGAGGAATCCCTATTTTGCCGTCCTTCACCGCGTTTAATCTTCGGTCTAAAAAGACTTGCTGCACTTATTCATCCTGAAGAATATCCTGCTTTTTTACCTGAGCAAGAAGAAAATGATATGAAAGAGCTTCAAGTTATCATTAGATGA
- a CDS encoding Na+/H+ antiporter family protein encodes MNAVVLAVAVMLVLSLLRIHVVVALLVGALTGGVIAGMGLTETITVFTEGLGSNAVIALSYALLGSFAVALSRTGLPALMVNKAILLVGKEGETRKKSLSKVLILFVILMISSFSQNLIPVHIAIIPIFIPPLLHVLNELQLDRRLVATVITFGLITPYMWFPVGFGGIFHEILQTNMKDSGLTVNMDQIPTAMTIPSLGMIAGLLIAVFITYRKPRSYENKVVGTSNSEEAVYTKRSILTAVLAIAATLFVQLQTDSMIFGALSGIVLLYFSGQLKLKSSDAVLTEGMKMMSYIGFVMISAAGFAAVMRETGEVETLVKDSAAFIGNSTALGVLLMLVIGLLVTMGIGSSFSTIPIITTIFVPLAGELGLSVMATIALIGTAAALGDAGSPASDSTLGPTSGLNVDNQHNHIWDTCVPTFLHYNLPLIAFGFIAAMVL; translated from the coding sequence ATGAATGCTGTGGTATTAGCAGTAGCAGTAATGCTGGTACTAAGCCTTTTACGTATACATGTAGTTGTTGCTTTACTAGTAGGTGCACTTACGGGCGGTGTTATCGCCGGAATGGGTCTTACTGAAACGATAACCGTATTTACCGAAGGATTAGGATCCAATGCAGTGATTGCACTAAGTTATGCGTTATTAGGAAGTTTTGCTGTGGCTCTGTCACGAACGGGACTTCCAGCTTTAATGGTTAACAAAGCCATCTTGCTTGTTGGGAAAGAAGGAGAAACGAGAAAAAAATCTCTATCAAAAGTTCTTATTCTTTTTGTCATATTAATGATTTCATCTTTTTCTCAAAACCTGATCCCGGTTCATATCGCCATTATTCCGATCTTCATTCCGCCGCTTCTGCATGTATTGAATGAACTTCAGCTAGACAGACGTCTAGTGGCTACAGTTATCACATTTGGTTTAATAACACCATACATGTGGTTCCCTGTAGGATTTGGAGGCATTTTTCATGAAATTCTTCAGACAAATATGAAGGATAGCGGATTAACAGTAAACATGGATCAAATTCCAACAGCGATGACGATTCCTTCGCTAGGTATGATCGCAGGTCTGTTGATAGCTGTTTTCATTACGTATCGAAAGCCTCGCAGTTATGAAAATAAAGTTGTCGGCACTTCCAATTCAGAAGAAGCAGTTTATACAAAAAGATCAATCCTAACCGCAGTTCTTGCAATCGCTGCAACTCTTTTCGTACAATTGCAAACTGATTCGATGATCTTCGGTGCTCTTTCAGGTATTGTATTGCTATATTTTAGCGGTCAATTAAAATTAAAATCTTCAGATGCCGTCCTAACGGAAGGTATGAAAATGATGTCATACATCGGATTCGTAATGATTTCTGCAGCTGGTTTTGCTGCGGTTATGCGTGAAACAGGTGAAGTTGAGACATTGGTAAAAGACAGTGCTGCATTTATTGGCAACTCTACCGCTCTCGGCGTGTTGTTAATGTTAGTGATCGGTCTGCTTGTGACAATGGGGATTGGTTCTTCATTCTCAACTATCCCTATTATTACTACGATTTTTGTTCCGCTTGCAGGTGAATTGGGTCTTAGTGTAATGGCGACCATCGCTTTGATTGGGACAGCTGCAGCACTAGGAGATGCAGGTTCACCAGCTTCAGACAGTACGCTTGGACCAACATCTGGTTTGAATGTAGATAATCAGCATAATCATATTTGGGATACATGTGTTCCAACTTTTCTCCATTACAACTTGCCATTGATCGCATTTGGATTCATTGCCGCAATGGTGTTATAA